A DNA window from Hordeum vulgare subsp. vulgare chromosome 1H, MorexV3_pseudomolecules_assembly, whole genome shotgun sequence contains the following coding sequences:
- the LOC123408112 gene encoding noroxomaritidine synthase-like: protein MATMGAFLLYYPETLLAALCFLSLAALRLALRCRGSSVPLRWPVVGMLPFVLSNLGHLLDAATAALRDSGCTFVFRGPWLFGGDFLVTCDPAAVHHCLAANFDCYDKGRDFAEMFDVAGNGLLNADAASWARQRQIVATVFAAPVFRSFVISTVARQTARLLVPFLDHAAAAGRAVELEDVFMRFSLDVSYAVVFAADLDSLSLSAADAPYPPFGQATRIAGEAVMFRHVVPAAWWKLLRWLNVGIERRFAEAKAVLDEFVYREIAKRKAKPLQVQGGGQGGDLLSMYMAWPRDPAMTDRQRDEFLRDAAVGYMIAAKDLVASALTWLFYMLCTHPRVQDKVLAELESLLRTNAACCGGKPAVFDCDTLRSATYLHAAVLEALRLHPPAPFEEKEARADDVLPDGTRVTKGTRILFCIYAMGRVEGIWGDDCREYRPERWLSGSGRVRHEPSYKFAAFNAGPRSCLGKDLGLTNLKIAAAAIIYNFRVELVDGHVVEPSDSVVLHTKNGLMVKLKRREAA from the coding sequence ATGGCCACCATGGGCGCCTTCCTCCTCTACTACCCGGAGACCCTCCTGGCCGCGCTCTGCTTCCTCTCCCTGGCCGCCCTCCGCCTCGCCCTGCGGTGCCGCGGCAGCAGCGTGCCGCTGCGATGGCCGGTCGTCGGCATGCTCCCCTTCGTGCTCAGCAACCTCGGCcacctccttgacgccgccaccgCCGCGCTCAGGGACTCCGGGTGCACGTTCGTGTTCCGCGGGCCGTGGCTCTTCGGCGGCGACTTCCTCGTCACCTGCGACCCGGCCGCCGTGCACCACTGCCTCGCGGCCAACTTCGACTGCTACGACAAGGGCCGCGACTTCGCGGAGATGTTCGACGTCGCCGGAAACGGGCTGCTCAACGCGGACGCCGCGTCCTGGGCGCGGCAGCGGCAGATCGTCGCCACCGTCTTCGCCGCGCCCGTGTTCCGCTCCTTCGTCATATCCACCGTCGCGCGGCAGACGGCGCGGCTCCTGGTGCCCTTCCTGGACCACGCCGCCGCGGCCGGGCGcgccgtcgagctcgaggacgtgtTCATGCGCTTCTCGCTCGACGTCTCCTACGCCGTGGTGTTCGCCGCCGACCTCGACTCGCTCTCCCTCTCCGCCGCCGACGCCCCGTACCCGCCCTTCGGCCAGGCGACCAGGATCGCCGGGGAGGCCGTCATGTTCCGGCACGTCGTGCCGGCTGCGTGGTGGAAGCTGCTGAGGTGGCTCAACGTCGGCATCGAGAGGAGGTTCGCCGAGGCTAAGGCGGTGCTCGACGAGTTCGTCTACCGCGAGATCGCGAAACGCAAGGCAAAGCCGCTCCAAGtccaaggaggaggacaaggcggCGACCTGCTGTCCATGTACATGGCGTGGCCCAGGGACCCCGCCATGACCGACCGGCAGAGGGACGAGTTCCTCCGCGACGCCGCCGTCGGCTACATGATCGCGGCCAAGGACCTCGTCGCGTCCGCGCTCACCTGGCTCTTCTACATGCTCTGCACACACCCGCGCGTGCAGGACAAGGTCCTCGCCGAGCTCGAGTCGTTACTACGCACCAACGCCGCGTGCTGCGGCGGCAAACCGGCCGTGTTCGACTGCGACACGCTCCGGTCGGCGACCTACCTCCACGCGGCGGTGCTGGAAGCGCTGCGGCTGCACCCGCCCGCGCCGTTTGAGGAGAAGGAGGCACGCGCCGACGACGTGCTGCCGGACGGCACGAGGGTGACCAAGGGCACCAGGATCCTCTTCTGCATCTACGCCATGGGCAGGGTAGAGGGGATATGGGGCGACGACTGCCGGGAGTACCGGCCGGAGCGGTGGCTGTCCGGCAGCGGCCGGGTCCGGCACGAGCCGAGCTACAAGTTCGCAGCCTTCAACGCCGGGCCCAGGAGTTGCCTGGGCAAGGACCTGGGGCTCACCAACCTCAAGATCGCCGCCGCGGCCATCATATATAACTTCCGGGTGGAGCTCGTCGACGGCCATGTGGTGGAGCCCAGCGACTCGGTGGTGCTCCACACCAAGAACGGCCTCATGGTCAAGCTCAAGAGAAGGGAGGCCGCTTGA
- the LOC123427081 gene encoding 60S ribosomal protein L18a-like protein: MRGGNSNDYCSCQVCLGKYTLLGDEENPRLAMFERRLPFFGCGIGWCCFLLGFVCPLIWYIAALLYCCKYYNRDPRERPGLAASALLAIMFTAATIITLSVLLVMCAHKRFLNSCGS, translated from the exons ATGAGGGGAG GAAACTCAAATGACTATTGCAGTTGCCAGGTGTGCCTCGGAAAGTACACATTACTTGGCGATGAAGAAAATCCAAGATTGGCAATGTTTGAAAGACGCCTTCCCTTCTTTGGTTGTGGAATCGGATGGTGTTG TTTTCTCTTAGGTTTCGTGTGCCCGTTAATCTGGTACATAGCAGCTCTTCTTTATTGCTGCAAGTACTACAACCGTGATCCTCGAGAACGGCCTGGGCTTGCCGCTTCTGCTCTTCTG GCAATCATGTTTACAGCAGCGACTATCATTACCCTTTCTGTTTTACTGGTAATGTGTGCACACAAACGTTTCTTGAATAGCTGTGGTAGCTGA